A single window of Methylacidimicrobium sp. AP8 DNA harbors:
- a CDS encoding Slp family lipoprotein: MATLLLATLTGCGGPFPESTVEAAKDQPSFGALRQDPTAYRGRLVILGGKIVQIQNRKNSTVLEIVQRPLGGDQRPLSTNQSGGRFLAVTAKFLDPSIYKRGREVTVAGRVSGVQPGTIGKRSYSYPVISISQIHLWQPESTAGADYDWAMMNWGYEPGMWGPGMGFFPGFGMPGFGMW, from the coding sequence ATGGCAACTCTCCTCCTCGCGACCCTCACGGGCTGCGGCGGTCCTTTTCCCGAATCCACCGTGGAGGCCGCCAAGGACCAGCCCTCCTTCGGCGCTCTCCGTCAAGATCCTACCGCCTACCGGGGCCGGCTTGTGATTCTCGGCGGCAAAATCGTGCAAATTCAGAATCGGAAGAACTCGACGGTGCTGGAGATCGTCCAAAGGCCTCTCGGAGGCGACCAACGGCCGTTGTCGACGAACCAATCGGGCGGACGCTTTCTCGCGGTTACGGCCAAGTTCCTCGATCCATCGATCTACAAGCGCGGCCGCGAGGTGACCGTCGCCGGACGCGTCAGCGGGGTGCAACCGGGAACCATCGGCAAGAGGAGCTACTCCTACCCCGTGATTTCGATTTCCCAGATCCACCTCTGGCAGCCGGAGAGCACAGCGGGTGCGGACTACGACTGGGCGATGATGAACTGGGGATATGAGCCGGGCATGTGGGGGCCGGGAATGGGCTTCTTCCCGGGTTTCGGAATGCCCGGCTTCGGCATGTGGTGA
- a CDS encoding energy transducer TonB translates to MDRERWIGLSASVALHLAILLGSGAWIVKRAEYGMAPGRNSVAVDLVEGASEPEAAAQPLPQPEPATRPQPGEMTEAVERTPPLRPEVSREAPKPSPKPHPVAIRGKGASGAGRDALTLRRASGTTSAQPDYLNNPPPPYPEECRCRGEQGTVVLKVLVSPRGTAQSVALIRSSGFGPLDRAALDAVRKWRFRPATVGGMPVESYVVVPIRFVLEG, encoded by the coding sequence ATGGATAGAGAACGCTGGATCGGCCTGTCGGCCTCCGTGGCGCTGCACCTGGCCATTCTGCTGGGATCCGGCGCGTGGATCGTCAAGCGCGCCGAGTACGGGATGGCTCCGGGGCGGAACTCGGTCGCCGTCGACCTGGTAGAGGGAGCATCGGAACCCGAAGCTGCGGCGCAACCGCTTCCGCAGCCCGAACCGGCTACTCGGCCGCAGCCCGGGGAGATGACGGAGGCGGTTGAGCGGACGCCCCCGCTCCGGCCCGAGGTCTCCCGGGAGGCGCCGAAGCCCTCTCCGAAGCCGCATCCGGTCGCGATCCGGGGGAAGGGCGCTTCGGGGGCTGGGCGGGACGCGCTTACCTTGAGGCGCGCCAGCGGCACTACCAGCGCCCAGCCCGATTACCTGAACAATCCGCCTCCCCCCTATCCCGAAGAGTGCCGCTGCCGCGGCGAGCAGGGAACGGTCGTGCTGAAGGTGCTCGTCTCTCCTCGCGGAACGGCGCAATCGGTCGCGCTGATCCGAAGCTCGGGGTTCGGTCCGCTCGATCGCGCCGCGCTCGATGCGGTCCGGAAATGGCGCTTCCGGCCGGCAACCGTCGGCGGCATGCCCGTCGAGTCGTACGTCGTCGTCCCGATTCGCTTTGTGCTCGAAGGCTAA
- a CDS encoding tubulin-like doman-containing protein, with product MNPNHMIIGLGGTGGKIIRAFRKTIYQEFRSLSPKEISLGYLYVDSSDELMHLDDPTWKILGQSVQLGPNSQLHIRCANLSAILENLTNYPGIRPWIGDRAIWNDILGGIVGDAIGGQKRRLGRFLFANHATEFRNRLTAQVRELQQGGEASVTFHVCAGLAGGTGSGTIIDAFCQIRRLYPDSLQYRIIGYLLLPEEHPKPNWNTGNYHANGYAALAELNALSVGKFFPCDIAGDGSRMTDLQTPFNGAYLFSTHNENGLALSVDDIPNVVADFLYQKIVTVRKVNWANLARQENAENGDGMPETIPGTNIGVRSKRWLTFGVKRIAVPEEEIAEYLAYQFARQAALQLRYNNWSETEGYLPNAKNVDLMSYATAPEQLERWLISDEHLILSAPVLEADGTQGRWQPITRYWTTVVGAFKQEIQEREDGAKWLDSLKGRLEIRFSDQYRGHGVKAFYQTVSASARERAREIRQKLERELFGNWRDGVRSVHEIGALVGAVISYLRARFERFDDDLSKAKSQEESLAKKLKEQEKEWVKVGVISDMFGKRKRIFDACALTLQDLYACRTRIEGWQFAKKFAPVLIEEMTQLKAELDRSSAMIAEALKSFEEQIAERCVDEGGAVDYRQQVIRFYDPDLVRTVTRRLMKDAREQLTQTQRVRSALVGMLGDKLDFRTFNERINRTTFLDVLASQCMENAKIAHNNLIESTKEKLIGVSIIDKLRDRYGDRQSLRLFVDGIVKAAGNYLIFNPDEIKRSAPGINPGAQICVSTFTVILPKAPEAEDFVKMLREVFWECVQTTARDFLEGSRPNEIILASVTNLFPLRVVQLLSFLRARYLERVNGPNPARARMEIHIEDDGQSLPSLFLPSRSELQDRIAPYLLLGKALGLIAGRENERGAQELAMLTKDEFGIETPIFLEGATIPEILANLPESKALTLEEAVAKHLEDPQVRRDPNRTETTQKLVAMVNEFSRQLPLSDPQAKLFPEWGRRAIKLLRGEG from the coding sequence ATGAATCCTAACCACATGATCATCGGCCTGGGGGGGACAGGAGGCAAAATCATCCGGGCCTTCCGAAAGACCATCTACCAGGAATTCCGAAGCTTGAGTCCCAAGGAGATAAGCCTCGGATACCTCTACGTCGATTCGAGCGACGAGCTGATGCATCTTGACGATCCCACCTGGAAGATCCTGGGGCAGAGCGTGCAGCTGGGGCCGAACAGCCAGCTGCACATTCGGTGCGCCAATCTCTCCGCCATCCTGGAAAATCTGACCAACTATCCGGGCATCCGCCCTTGGATCGGAGATCGTGCGATTTGGAACGACATTTTGGGCGGAATCGTCGGCGACGCGATCGGCGGACAGAAGCGGAGGCTCGGCCGGTTTCTCTTCGCCAATCATGCGACCGAGTTTCGCAACCGGCTGACCGCTCAGGTGCGCGAGCTGCAACAGGGCGGGGAGGCCAGCGTGACCTTCCACGTCTGTGCCGGCCTGGCGGGAGGGACCGGGAGCGGTACGATCATCGACGCCTTTTGCCAGATCCGGCGTCTCTATCCCGACTCCTTGCAATATCGCATCATCGGATACCTTCTCCTTCCGGAGGAACATCCGAAGCCCAACTGGAACACCGGCAACTACCATGCCAACGGCTATGCGGCGCTGGCGGAGCTCAACGCGCTGAGCGTCGGAAAGTTCTTCCCCTGCGACATCGCGGGGGACGGCAGCCGGATGACCGACTTGCAGACGCCCTTTAACGGCGCCTATCTCTTCAGCACGCACAACGAGAACGGGCTTGCTCTCAGCGTGGACGACATCCCGAACGTGGTCGCGGATTTTCTCTATCAGAAGATCGTCACGGTGCGGAAGGTGAACTGGGCGAACCTAGCCAGGCAGGAGAACGCGGAAAACGGAGACGGGATGCCGGAAACGATCCCTGGGACCAACATCGGGGTTCGGTCCAAAAGATGGCTCACCTTCGGGGTGAAGAGGATTGCCGTGCCGGAGGAGGAGATTGCGGAATATCTCGCCTACCAGTTCGCCCGGCAGGCGGCCCTGCAGCTCCGCTACAACAACTGGTCGGAGACCGAGGGCTACCTGCCCAACGCCAAGAACGTCGATCTGATGAGCTACGCGACCGCTCCGGAGCAGCTCGAGCGGTGGCTGATCTCCGACGAGCACCTGATTTTGTCGGCGCCCGTCCTGGAGGCGGACGGGACGCAGGGGCGTTGGCAGCCGATCACCCGGTACTGGACGACCGTTGTCGGGGCTTTCAAGCAGGAGATCCAGGAGAGGGAGGACGGAGCCAAGTGGCTCGACAGCCTCAAGGGAAGGCTGGAAATCCGTTTCAGCGACCAGTACCGCGGTCACGGTGTCAAGGCCTTTTATCAGACCGTATCGGCCTCGGCCCGGGAGCGGGCGCGGGAGATCCGGCAGAAGCTCGAGAGAGAGTTGTTCGGCAACTGGCGGGACGGGGTCCGGTCCGTTCATGAGATCGGCGCGCTCGTGGGCGCCGTGATCAGCTATCTGCGCGCCCGCTTCGAACGCTTCGATGACGACTTGTCCAAAGCGAAATCGCAGGAGGAGAGTCTTGCCAAGAAGCTCAAGGAGCAAGAGAAGGAATGGGTTAAGGTCGGGGTCATCTCCGACATGTTCGGGAAACGGAAGCGGATTTTCGACGCCTGTGCCCTGACCCTCCAAGACCTCTACGCCTGCCGGACGCGCATCGAAGGTTGGCAGTTCGCCAAGAAATTCGCTCCGGTGCTCATCGAGGAGATGACCCAATTGAAAGCCGAGCTCGACCGGAGCTCCGCGATGATCGCGGAGGCGCTCAAGAGCTTCGAGGAGCAGATTGCCGAACGCTGCGTCGATGAAGGCGGAGCGGTCGATTATCGGCAGCAGGTCATCCGGTTCTACGATCCGGATCTGGTCCGGACGGTGACGCGCAGGCTAATGAAGGATGCCAGGGAGCAGCTCACCCAGACGCAGCGGGTCCGGTCCGCTCTGGTCGGCATGTTGGGCGACAAGCTCGATTTCCGCACGTTCAATGAACGGATCAACCGGACGACCTTCCTGGACGTGCTCGCCAGCCAGTGCATGGAGAACGCGAAGATCGCCCACAATAATCTAATCGAAAGCACCAAGGAGAAGCTGATCGGTGTGAGCATCATCGATAAGCTGCGCGACCGCTATGGGGATCGGCAGTCCCTCCGCCTCTTCGTGGATGGAATCGTCAAAGCGGCCGGCAACTACTTGATTTTCAACCCGGACGAAATCAAGCGATCGGCGCCGGGAATCAATCCGGGGGCGCAAATCTGCGTCTCGACCTTCACGGTGATCCTCCCCAAGGCGCCGGAAGCGGAAGATTTCGTCAAGATGCTGCGCGAGGTCTTTTGGGAGTGCGTGCAGACGACGGCGCGCGATTTCCTGGAGGGGAGCCGACCCAACGAGATCATCCTGGCCAGCGTCACCAATCTTTTCCCGCTGCGCGTGGTCCAGCTGCTCTCCTTTCTGCGGGCTCGGTATCTGGAACGGGTCAACGGCCCCAACCCGGCCCGCGCCCGGATGGAAATCCATATCGAGGATGACGGGCAGTCTCTTCCGAGCCTTTTCCTGCCGAGCCGGAGCGAGCTCCAGGATCGGATCGCTCCCTATCTGCTCCTCGGCAAGGCCTTGGGATTGATCGCCGGCCGGGAGAACGAACGAGGGGCTCAGGAGCTGGCCATGCTCACCAAGGACGAGTTCGGCATCGAGACGCCGATCTTCCTGGAAGGAGCGACGATCCCCGAAATCCTGGCCAATCTCCCTGAGTCGAAAGCCTTGACCCTGGAGGAAGCGGTAGCCAAGCACCTTGAGGATCCCCAGGTGCGCCGGGATCCGAATCGCACCGAGACGACACAGAAGCTAGTCGCCATGGTCAACGAGTTCTCGCGTCAGCTCCCTCTTTCGGATCCTCAGGCCAAGCTTTTCCCGGAATGGGGCCGGCGGGCGATCAAGCTGCTCCGCGGGGAGGGATAG